GCGCGGATCGGCTTCCGCCACCCATCCGGCGGCGGGACCTGTCGTTGAAAAAGCGCGGCGCAGCGACGCGCCGGAAATTTCGCGCACGCTGGAGATGGCGCGGATCGGCGAGAACTTCGCGAGTCTTCGCAGAACGTCCCGCTCGGTTGGAAGCGGCACAAGATAGCCGCCGTCAGCGCCCGAGCCGCGCGACAGCGCCTTGGCTTCGAGCGCCTTGAGGCCGCTGGCTTCGCCGGAGCGCATGTAGTGATTGAAGGCGCTTTTGTGCTCGCGCCAGCTGTGGTCGTCGACGAGCTTGCCGCCCATACGTGGCCGAGACATTTCGAGCGCCAGGCGATCGAGCCGGCTCTTCGTGTCGTCGAGCGCGTGGTCGATGCGCGCGAGCTTCTCTTCGGTCACGACGTCGGCGCCGAGGCGGTTTTCGAGCTGGGTCAAACGCTCGTCGTTCGTCTCCTTGAAGGCGCTGAAAGCGCGATTGAGATCGGCGAGAATGTCGTCGCCGGCGGATTTGTTTTCAACTGCTGACATGTATAGAGCCTCGTGTTTGAGCGCGGCGCGCGGAAAAGCGCCCCGCGGCTGGAGTCGCCGGGAAGTCCGCGCGCTTAGGAAAGACCGTCTCGAAATTTGCGTTCGCGCTCGACGGCAAGAGCGCGGGTCAATGCAATAGATCGATCCGCCTGGTCAGAATGACCCAGACAGCCGGCGCAGCGCGTTGGAAAATTCAAGCGCGGCCCGCTGCGCTCTCAGGCGCGAGAGCTTCGCGCCGAGCGCCTCCAAACGTGCTGGGCCACTGCGACTTTGCTTAACCGCGCCGATACGCGCCTGCGGCAGCATCGGAAAGGTGACGATGGAGATCTCCCACAGATCGATTTCGTGCAGGCGGCGCACGCCGCTCGATTTTTCGGTCGTGGCGCGCCGCGTGCGAAAGCCGATGGAGAGTCCGTCGATGGCGCCCTTGCGCATCAGCGACAGGGCTTCGCGCGCCCGCGCCACCGAAAGATCGAGGCGGCCTTCGACTTTGAGGCCGCGCGCATCTTCGACGATCGAGGACCACATCCCGATCGGTTCGGCCGCCTGGTGCTGCCACAGCATTTTCACGCCCTGCGCGCCGCGCTTGACGAGCGAGCGCGCGAAGGCGCCGGCCATCACCATGTCGCCGCCTGAATCAACCACGCCGAAGAGGCTGGCGTAGCCCGAGAAGTCGCCGGCCTCGTTGGCCTGCAGCAACGGCGACTCGGCGCGCTTTATCTCGGGGGCGGGCATAGTTCTTTGCAACGCCGCCATCAGCTTTTCTCCGCCTGAGCATTAATTGGCGTATGGCTCGCCGCGCGGGCGTCGGCGCGCAATTGTGCCAGCAATTCGACAAAGGTCTTGAACACGGCGGAAGGATCGTCCCGCATTCGCGCTTGGCGCGCGCGCGGACGCTTGAAGTAATGCGGCAGCCAATTGTTCTGACTCATTGATCGCTCCTGCAACGGCGGTTGAAGCGCGCGAGTTCGCGCACGAAGGCGTCAAGGCGGCGCGTCGCTTCGCCGAGTTCGCGCAAGGCGAGATAGGCTTGCGCGGTGGCGGCGCACGCCCACAGAAACAGCGCAAGATGCGCGAGATCGCCGCGCTCCAAGATGGCGTTCAGAATGTCGGACATGGGCGGCTTCGTATTTCCTGTCGGCGGCGCGTTGTCAGTCATTCCCGACGCGAACCCCGGCTGCAGCCAGGCCAGAAAACTCTTCTGCACGCGCGCGACGAGCGGCAGAACGGTTTGGCGCCAGAAGGCGCGATTGGCCTCGGCGTAATTGCTGAAGGTGTTGTCGCCGGGAAGGCCCAACAGCAGCGGTGGCACGCCGAAGGCGAGCGCAATCTCGCGCGCGGCGCCCGCCTTCGACTCGGCAAAATCCATGTCCTTGGGCGAAAGCGACAGCGCCTTCCAGTCGAGCCCGCCTTCGAGCAGCAGCGGCCTTCCGGCGTTGGTCGCGCCGGAGAAATTCTCCTCCAGCTCTTCCTTTAAGCGCGAGAACTGCTCGTCGGTCAGATGCGCGCCTTCAGGTCCCGCATAGACGAGGGCGCCGGAAGGCCGCGCGGAATTGTCCAAGAGCGCCTTGTTCCAGAAGCTCGCGGCGTCCTGTCAACCGAGCGGCTCTTCACTCCCCTTGCGAAGAGCCTTCAGCTTTCAGCCGTCGCCATATCTCTTCAAGATAGACTCGATAGTGTCGTCGATCGACAAAACCAACGAGTGCGCCACCGCGAAACCAGATGTCTTCTAGCTCCTCGTCGCTTAGGTCGCTCGTCAAGGCCTTGGCCAGAAAATCTCGGACTTCTTGCTTTTCCCGCTGATCTATATTGCTGATAGCGTAATCAATGTCGTCTGAGCCTTCTGGGATGTCCGCTTCCAACTCTCTGTTGAACCAGACGCACATATTCCAGAATGATTGAGGAACAATCATCGCAACGTCCTTCATTCGACTAGTTGCGCGACCGCGGGTTTATCGGAAATGCGGTTCGGACCCTGTAGCCATACTCAGCCTTTGAATCCCTGTGTATGACAACCCGCACAGCAAATGTCGGTCGGATGACAGGAGTGGAAATTCCAGACGCTAAATAAGCTTCCCTGCCGGTCCGATATCCGAATAGGCGATCGATCGTTGCAACCGGCACTTTTCCCTCAGCGACCGCATCCACCAATTCCTTGTTGGCTTCCAGAACGCGATTGACAAAATCATTTGCCGATTCTTTGGAATCGAACGATCCCACAGTTGGCTGATATTCCACGATACTTCCAAGTGGCCCTAATGTCGTCCGGTGCCGTTCATTTTCGATTCTTGCGAGCAACTCATCATCGCTTTTGCCAACGTGTCTCTCAATTGTATGTCCGTAGTCTTCTTCATCGTTCAGTTTGACGACGTAGCGATCACGATTCTCATTTTGTGCGGTTCTAAGCCTTGGCGCAACGGTTGAAGCATCGGTCGAATCATCGCTTGCATTCCAGTCGCTCTCGCCGCCGCCTCCGCCGCTCGTCCATTGTCCGCCGCCGGAATTGCCCGCCGGCACGCGTGGCTGATCCGGGCTGTAGCGGCGCTCCAGCGCGAGATCGCCTTTAGCGAAGAGCGCTTCTTTCGGCGCCGGGCCGTAGCCCAGCGCCTCGCGCTGTTCGTCGAGCGTGAGGAAGGCAGCCTTGCCGACGCGCTCCCATTCGCTTGCGCGCTCGCTCGCCAGCGCCTCCAGACGGTCGGCGTTATAGTCGAGGCGAAAAGGACCGAAGCCCGGTTGCAGCCAGTTCTGAAAGCTCTTCTGCACACGCGCGACGAGCGGCAGCACGGTCTGGCGCCAGAAGGCGCGATTGGCCTCAGTATAATTGCTGAAGGTGTTGTCGCCGGGCAGGCCCAGGAGCAGCGGCGGCACGCCGAAGGCGAGCGCGATTTCGCGCGCGGCGCCCGCTTATGCGCGCGTCGCGCCTACGGCGTCCTCTCATGTACGAATCACTTCAGGAAGGCGGAATGAGTTCGTAGTCTAGGTCGAACACCAATACGTTGTCCCGGCCGAAGACCTCGTAAATGATGCGCGGGATTGCCGGGATGTATTCCGCTCCGCCCTCCTTGTTCCACTGAACAAGGAAGCCGCTGTTGGCGGTGACGCCATATTCTGCAGCTCGCTCGCGCTCGTGCGGCAAGGGCTCGCCGACTTCCGAAATCCAGAAGTGTTTCAGGATGTCGTGGTAACGATCGTCCGCTTGGGCAATTTTCTGACGAGCTTCTTCAGGGGAATAAGCGCTCGAACATGTTACAAAAATTGACATCAGCATCCCCCGTTGAGCGCAAGTTAGGCTTGCTCAGAGGTATTCCGACGCCGCCTACGACGTCGCCGCGAGTTCCTCGCGCATCAGTGCGATCACCTGTTCGAAAGCGGCGATGAAATTTGGACGGCGGCCACGCATCCAGTTCAACTCCGGGCCGAGTTGATCGCGCTGAAAGTCGGCGTAATAGGCCTCCATCGCGCGCAGCAATTCAAGCCGCTCCTCGCGCGGGTGGTCGCTGAACTCGAAGAAGTCGAGAGCTTTCCCATTGGGCAACTCATATTTGCTCGGCCAGCCGTCGTGAAGAAAGTCGAGCACTTGTGGCGCCAAATCTTCCGCGATTCGCGGCGCCTTGCTATGATCGAGGTAGAGCTCGTAGGCTCCTCCCATTACCGTCTCGAACTGGCCTCTGGACAGCGGCACCCATTCCTTGTCGATAGCATCGAATGTGACGAGAGAGGACATATGTCACCTCGCGCGCTCCATCGTGGCGCATTCAAGAAGGCGGAATGAGTTCGTAGTTGAGATCGAACACCAATACCTTATCGCGTCCGAAGGACTCATACATGACGCGGGGGATTTCTGGAATGTATTCAGCTCCGCCTTCCTTATTCCACTGAATGAGAAAGCCGCTTTTGGCTGTGACGCCGTGTTCCGCTGCTCGCTCCCGTTCGTGCTCCAAGGGCTCGCCGACTTCCGAAATCCAGAAGTGCTTTAGAATGTCGTGATAGCGATCGTCCGCTTGGGCAATTTTCTGACGAGCTTCTTCAGGGGAATAAGCGCTCGAACATGTTACAAAAATTGACATCACCATCCCCCCTTTAAGTAAAATAGCTTACCGTCGCGATCGATAACCCAGAGCCGATTCAAGCCGTCTATCTGATACCTTCGAAATTGCGCTTCCACTTCCGCAGTTGAAATGGAACTGTCGCGTAGGTTGATAATTATGCTTGAAGCCTGCTTGCGCGCAACCTTTCCCGCGACATTGTCCCACACGTTCCGCACGCTGCCCGTTACTGGAGCGTAATTGTCAAACACCTCGCCGTCGATCCGATAATCGGGTCGTTTCGGACCAGGAACATCCGGCTTTTGTTCGACGTTGTGGCCATTCAGCCAGAGGATGTCAGCCGACTGATTTTCTCGCTCGGCGCCGCGCCTCGTTTCAGGATCGTCTTGTCGCCGCACCAGCGCGCGCGGTCCCGTGAGATCGCCTCTCGGGGCGCTGTCCCGACCGGGCAAAGCGAGGTCTCCATAAAGCTCTCGCAAGTGTTCCGAATAGAGTTCGTTCGCCTGTCGCGTTGCGCTTTCGTTGCGAGCGATGCGCGCTTCAATGTTGTTTGGATCGATGAGCGTGGATTCTGGCTTCCAGCTTGGATCGATTTCGCGCACGCGCGTCTCGGCTTCCCTCGCCAGGCGCGCCGTATCTTCCAGTCGATCGAGTTGCGAGA
Above is a genomic segment from Methylocystis rosea containing:
- a CDS encoding histidine kinase, which encodes MSQNNWLPHYFKRPRARQARMRDDPSAVFKTFVELLAQLRADARAASHTPINAQAEKS
- a CDS encoding RNase A-like domain-containing protein; protein product: MPAGNSGGGQWTSGGGGGESDWNASDDSTDASTVAPRLRTAQNENRDRYVVKLNDEEDYGHTIERHVGKSDDELLARIENERHRTTLGPLGSIVEYQPTVGSFDSKESANDFVNRVLEANKELVDAVAEGKVPVATIDRLFGYRTGREAYLASGISTPVIRPTFAVRVVIHRDSKAEYGYRVRTAFPINPRSRN
- a CDS encoding HK97 family phage prohead protease, whose product is MAALQRTMPAPEIKRAESPLLQANEAGDFSGYASLFGVVDSGGDMVMAGAFARSLVKRGAQGVKMLWQHQAAEPIGMWSSIVEDARGLKVEGRLDLSVARAREALSLMRKGAIDGLSIGFRTRRATTEKSSGVRRLHEIDLWEISIVTFPMLPQARIGAVKQSRSGPARLEALGAKLSRLRAQRAALEFSNALRRLSGSF